In bacterium (Candidatus Blackallbacteria) CG13_big_fil_rev_8_21_14_2_50_49_14, a genomic segment contains:
- a CDS encoding DNA ligase (NAD(+)) LigA, whose product MSGESLITASTQIEQLRAELQYHNYRYYVLDQPEIADTAYDRLYRRLVEIEQAHPELITPDSPTQRVGAKISGKFAPVTHAVPLFSLDNAFNREELDEFHARVLKLSGREQVEYAVELKIDGLAISLTYAAGLFQLGATRGDGSVGEDVSANLRTIRSLPLRLIPNAQGAVPQWLNPCGEVYLSKAAFAQLNHEQMAKGQKLFANPRNAAAGSLRQQDPAITAARKLDLFIYAGSVSEEVSLPTHSAMLAYFRELGFPTSPYVQICQSMEAVWDICQKWGQEGPELPFAIDGVVIKVNDLALQKELGFTSKFPRWAIAYKFPAEQALSRIQNITLQVGRTGAVTPVAELEPVFLAGSLVSRATLHNQEEIRRKDIMIGDVVVIQKAGEIIPEVVRSLSEKRTGQERLFEYPAVCPKCSQLLYPDANGPIIRCLNETCPGRLKGALQHFVSRNAMDIEGLGEALAEQLVEQGLVKDFADLFALSYEQIVNLERMGPKSTENLLQQLQERRLNVPLERFLFALGIRHVGKEASQLLVEHFGSLEALQLADQEAIQAIHGIGPQIAESVVQFFQSPSTVLLLQKLDGLGFCFSLPESRPREGLPLSGKSFVLTGTLSSMGRSEAAEWIEKQGGSVKGTISSKIDYVIVGDKAGSKLDKALKLGLNVLDEAAFLEFMRGTP is encoded by the coding sequence ATGAGCGGAGAGTCACTGATTACTGCAAGTACTCAGATTGAGCAATTGCGTGCTGAGTTGCAGTATCATAATTACCGCTATTATGTTTTGGATCAGCCTGAAATTGCAGATACAGCCTATGACCGACTCTACCGTCGGCTGGTAGAGATCGAGCAGGCACATCCTGAACTGATCACCCCTGATTCTCCGACCCAGCGGGTAGGAGCCAAGATTTCTGGGAAATTTGCACCTGTAACACATGCTGTGCCCCTCTTCAGTTTGGACAATGCCTTTAACCGCGAAGAACTGGATGAGTTTCATGCCCGTGTCTTGAAGCTCTCAGGGCGTGAGCAGGTGGAATATGCGGTCGAACTCAAGATCGATGGCCTCGCGATCTCGTTGACCTATGCAGCAGGGCTTTTTCAGTTGGGGGCCACCCGAGGAGATGGCAGTGTGGGTGAAGATGTCAGTGCCAATTTGCGCACGATTCGTTCTCTGCCCCTGCGCTTGATTCCCAATGCTCAGGGCGCTGTTCCTCAGTGGCTCAACCCCTGTGGTGAGGTTTATCTTTCCAAAGCAGCCTTTGCGCAGTTAAATCATGAACAGATGGCCAAAGGCCAGAAACTTTTTGCCAATCCCCGCAATGCGGCAGCAGGCTCTTTGCGCCAACAGGATCCAGCCATTACAGCGGCCCGTAAACTGGATTTGTTTATTTATGCCGGCAGTGTTTCTGAAGAGGTAAGCTTGCCTACCCACTCGGCGATGCTGGCTTATTTTCGTGAACTGGGTTTTCCTACCAGCCCCTATGTGCAAATCTGTCAATCGATGGAGGCTGTCTGGGATATTTGCCAGAAGTGGGGGCAAGAAGGGCCGGAATTGCCCTTTGCAATTGATGGTGTGGTGATTAAGGTCAATGATTTGGCTTTGCAGAAAGAGTTGGGGTTTACCTCTAAATTTCCCCGTTGGGCGATTGCCTATAAATTTCCTGCGGAACAGGCTTTGAGCCGCATTCAAAATATAACCCTACAAGTGGGGCGCACAGGAGCTGTCACGCCAGTGGCTGAACTTGAACCTGTTTTTCTGGCGGGTTCACTGGTTTCGCGCGCCACTTTGCATAATCAGGAAGAAATCCGTCGCAAGGACATCATGATCGGCGATGTGGTGGTGATTCAAAAAGCGGGTGAAATTATTCCCGAGGTGGTACGTTCGCTTTCTGAAAAGCGTACCGGACAGGAGCGTCTGTTCGAATACCCTGCGGTTTGCCCGAAATGTTCGCAATTGCTGTATCCCGATGCCAATGGCCCGATCATTCGCTGTCTCAACGAAACCTGCCCAGGGCGTTTAAAAGGTGCGCTTCAGCATTTTGTTTCACGCAATGCGATGGATATTGAAGGCCTGGGAGAAGCTTTGGCGGAACAATTGGTGGAACAGGGGCTGGTTAAAGATTTTGCCGATCTCTTTGCCTTGAGCTATGAGCAGATCGTCAATTTAGAGCGTATGGGGCCAAAGTCTACCGAAAATCTGCTTCAGCAATTGCAGGAGCGCCGCTTGAATGTGCCGCTTGAGCGTTTTTTGTTTGCTTTGGGGATTCGCCATGTGGGCAAAGAGGCCTCGCAGTTATTGGTTGAGCATTTCGGCAGCCTGGAAGCACTGCAATTGGCAGATCAGGAAGCGATTCAAGCGATTCATGGAATTGGCCCTCAAATTGCCGAAAGTGTGGTGCAATTTTTTCAGAGCCCAAGCACCGTACTTTTATTGCAAAAATTAGACGGTTTGGGCTTTTGCTTTAGCTTGCCTGAATCCAGGCCAAGAGAGGGCTTGCCCCTTTCTGGCAAGAGCTTTGTTTTGACAGGTACCCTTTCCTCCATGGGACGATCTGAAGCTGCAGAATGGATCGAAAAACAGGGGGGGAGTGTCAAAGGCACTATAAGTAGTAAAATAGATTATGTTATTGTAGGAGACAAAGCTGGTAGCAAATTAGACAAGGCCCTTAAATTGGGTTTAAATGTTCTTGATGAAGCTGCATTTCTCGAATTTATGCGAGGTACCCCTTAG
- a CDS encoding chemotaxis protein produces MTEVIALQDKVAYLQSILDAIGKSQAIAEFEMDGTLIAANPMFLNLMGYELSEVQGQHHNLFLNEQEKSAEEYSHFWHALNRGEFQAGEFKHLNKNGTEVWLQASYNPLLDAQGKPLKVIQFAMDVSEQKSVLRTVAKNARHLSDASEELTSVSQHMSSNAEETSSQSNVVSAAAEQVNRNIEVVTTGAEEMTFSIKEIALNAHEAAKVAANAVKMAAETNQLISRLGDSSAEIGKVIRVITSIAQQTKLLALNATIEAARAGEAGKGFAVVANEVKELAKETATATEDISGKIEAIQTDTVGAVKAIADIQTIINTVNDIQNTIASAVEEQAATTSEISRNVTEAAKGSHEIARNIAGVAEAARSTSAGAGEAQRAASALRRMAVSLQELVQKFKF; encoded by the coding sequence ATGACAGAAGTAATTGCCTTACAGGATAAAGTTGCCTATTTGCAATCGATTCTCGATGCAATCGGAAAATCACAAGCAATTGCAGAATTTGAAATGGATGGTACTTTGATTGCAGCCAACCCGATGTTTTTAAATTTAATGGGTTATGAATTGAGTGAGGTTCAAGGCCAGCATCACAATTTGTTTCTGAATGAACAAGAGAAGTCTGCCGAGGAATACTCCCATTTCTGGCACGCATTGAATCGCGGTGAGTTTCAGGCCGGGGAATTTAAGCACTTAAACAAAAATGGAACAGAAGTTTGGCTTCAGGCTTCTTATAATCCGCTTTTGGACGCGCAGGGGAAACCCTTAAAGGTGATCCAATTCGCCATGGACGTCAGTGAACAAAAGTCGGTTTTACGTACTGTGGCCAAAAATGCGCGCCATCTCTCCGATGCCTCAGAGGAACTTACTTCGGTCAGTCAACACATGAGCAGCAATGCTGAGGAAACCTCAAGTCAATCCAATGTGGTTTCAGCTGCAGCAGAGCAGGTCAATCGCAATATTGAAGTGGTGACCACGGGTGCTGAAGAAATGACCTTCAGCATTAAAGAAATTGCGCTGAATGCCCATGAAGCTGCAAAAGTTGCGGCCAATGCCGTGAAGATGGCTGCAGAAACCAATCAGCTGATCAGCCGCTTGGGCGATAGCAGTGCTGAAATTGGCAAAGTGATTCGCGTGATTACCTCGATTGCGCAGCAAACCAAATTGCTGGCGCTGAATGCCACAATTGAAGCCGCGCGGGCAGGTGAAGCAGGTAAAGGCTTTGCGGTAGTAGCCAATGAGGTCAAAGAATTGGCCAAAGAAACAGCGACTGCGACTGAAGATATCAGCGGCAAGATTGAGGCCATTCAAACAGATACTGTGGGGGCGGTCAAAGCGATAGCCGATATTCAAACCATTATCAATACAGTTAATGATATTCAAAACACAATTGCAAGTGCGGTTGAGGAACAGGCGGCCACGACCAGCGAAATCAGCCGCAATGTGACTGAAGCAGCCAAAGGCAGCCATGAAATTGCCCGAAATATTGCTGGTGTGGCTGAGGCTGCACGCAGTACGTCTGCAGGAGCGGGTGAAGCCCAGCGCGCAGCCTCGGCCTTGCGGCGCATGGCTGTATCCTTGCAGGAATTGGTCCAGAAATTTAAGTTTTAA
- a CDS encoding chemotaxis protein CheW: MNSRQFCTFFLDGLFFGVDVLKVQEVIRFQEMTRVPLANNVVRGLINLRGQIVTAIDLRRRLGLVEREIGQSFMNVIIHTSDAPVSLLVDEIGDVLEIEDDLFEAPPHHLQAGLKSLVSGVYKLEDHLLLILNTEKTVELDSFSLAGK; the protein is encoded by the coding sequence ATGAACAGTCGGCAATTTTGTACATTTTTTCTGGATGGATTATTTTTTGGTGTAGATGTATTGAAAGTACAGGAGGTCATTCGTTTTCAAGAAATGACACGTGTGCCTTTGGCAAATAATGTGGTAAGAGGGTTGATCAATCTGCGGGGTCAAATTGTCACCGCAATTGATTTGCGTCGACGCCTGGGTTTAGTAGAACGTGAAATAGGGCAATCCTTTATGAACGTGATTATACATACCAGCGATGCGCCCGTCAGTTTATTGGTAGATGAAATTGGTGATGTGCTTGAAATTGAAGATGATTTGTTTGAAGCCCCCCCTCATCATTTGCAGGCGGGTTTGAAAAGTTTGGTGAGCGGCGTCTATAAATTGGAAGATCATTTGCTATTGATTTTGAATACAGAAAAAACAGTGGAATTGGATTCGTTCTCGCTGGCTGGAAAGTAA
- a CDS encoding histidine kinase: protein MDEVLAAFLGECHENLEKLDNELVLLEKDPRSSLVQQSLAKIFRTVHTIKGSCGWLGLAKLESVVHDGEDLLVALREEKIPLTTEIVSTLLEMFDAIREILNVIGETEQEGDKDYSLLIQKLKRLQTPAMPPGDEPVPVPEPKKMAAKAKKKSATKEAIVQITTESSAETEEIDAIEPPQQTDSETEALTLKLLTEVLESPTPKIETLKASKDTLEQVSEPVKKTSTPPKAEPKEMPLAEAKTQNLAMESIRVDVRLLDKLMNLVGELVLARNQMLQFSSHKEDNAFNATSQRLNLITTELQEGVMKTRMQMIGTIWNKYPRLVRDLALDCGKQVMLEMEGKETELDRTLIEAIKDPLTHIVRNAIDHGLETPEQRLAAGKPATGKLLLKAYHEGGQVIISISDDGRGLDPEKIRERALEKGLITASEAAQISERALLNLIFLPGFSTAEKVTHVSGRGVGMDVVKNNIEEVGGMVDLFSEVGKGSTFKIKIPLTLAIIPALMVSCQGERFAIPQMNLIELVSLEGEEATKGVEMIYNSPVYRLRGQLLPLVYLNQELGLGGSFNELLERLAHADENFHLNIVVLQADEQHFGLIVDEINDTEEIVVKALGKQLKSISVYAGATILGDGKVALIIDVMGFAQRVKVISEAQQRRMKEALDEQNKGTGKRQSLLLFQAVDRRKMVLPLSHVARLEEFDRKKVEYSGDLKVIQYRKQILPLIYLSEVLPRSQRVDLPETFVDDEPLHVVVCTSNGRQAGLVVEHILDIIETDDDLEIQQSIRREGVLGSIILQDSVTEILDFRSIILKQMPAFFEEHTSSAQLVSLR from the coding sequence ATGGATGAGGTTCTTGCCGCTTTTTTGGGTGAATGTCATGAAAATCTTGAGAAATTAGACAATGAGCTTGTTTTGCTTGAAAAAGATCCTCGGAGTTCTTTGGTTCAACAGAGTTTAGCCAAAATATTTCGTACGGTTCATACGATTAAGGGCAGTTGTGGTTGGTTGGGTTTGGCCAAATTGGAATCGGTTGTACATGACGGTGAAGATTTGCTGGTTGCCTTGCGTGAAGAAAAAATTCCCCTGACCACTGAAATTGTCAGTACTCTCTTGGAAATGTTTGATGCCATTCGAGAGATCTTGAACGTGATTGGTGAAACAGAGCAGGAAGGGGACAAGGATTATTCTCTTCTGATTCAGAAATTAAAACGTTTACAGACTCCTGCAATGCCTCCTGGAGATGAACCTGTTCCTGTGCCGGAACCTAAAAAAATGGCTGCCAAGGCCAAGAAAAAATCAGCGACAAAAGAAGCCATTGTTCAGATCACTACAGAATCATCTGCTGAAACTGAAGAGATAGATGCAATTGAGCCTCCGCAACAAACAGATTCAGAAACCGAGGCCTTAACGCTCAAGCTGCTGACTGAGGTTTTAGAGTCTCCGACCCCCAAAATTGAAACCTTAAAGGCCTCTAAAGACACTCTGGAACAGGTTTCTGAGCCAGTAAAAAAAACTTCTACACCCCCGAAAGCCGAACCCAAGGAAATGCCTTTGGCTGAAGCCAAAACCCAGAATCTGGCGATGGAAAGTATCCGTGTTGATGTGCGCCTGCTCGATAAATTGATGAACTTGGTGGGCGAATTGGTTTTGGCCCGCAATCAAATGCTTCAGTTCAGTTCTCACAAAGAAGACAATGCTTTTAATGCGACCTCTCAGCGTTTAAATCTGATTACCACTGAATTGCAGGAGGGGGTCATGAAAACCCGAATGCAGATGATTGGCACCATATGGAATAAATATCCGCGTCTGGTGCGCGATCTGGCCTTGGATTGTGGTAAGCAGGTCATGCTTGAAATGGAAGGCAAAGAAACAGAACTGGATCGTACCTTGATCGAAGCGATTAAAGATCCCCTGACCCATATTGTCAGAAACGCCATTGATCATGGCCTTGAAACCCCAGAACAACGCTTGGCCGCAGGAAAGCCTGCAACAGGTAAACTGCTTTTAAAAGCCTATCACGAAGGTGGGCAAGTGATTATCAGCATCAGCGACGATGGGCGAGGGCTAGACCCGGAAAAAATCCGGGAACGCGCCTTGGAAAAAGGCTTGATTACAGCCAGTGAGGCAGCCCAAATCAGTGAACGTGCTTTGCTTAATCTGATTTTTTTACCCGGTTTTTCGACCGCTGAAAAAGTGACCCATGTTTCTGGCCGAGGCGTGGGCATGGATGTGGTTAAAAACAATATCGAAGAAGTTGGCGGTATGGTGGATCTGTTCAGTGAGGTAGGCAAAGGCAGTACCTTCAAAATTAAGATTCCGCTGACTCTGGCGATTATTCCAGCCTTGATGGTGAGCTGCCAAGGTGAGCGTTTTGCCATTCCCCAGATGAATTTGATTGAATTGGTCAGTTTGGAGGGCGAAGAAGCTACCAAAGGCGTTGAAATGATTTATAATTCTCCCGTTTACCGTTTGCGGGGACAGCTTTTACCGCTTGTTTATCTCAATCAGGAATTGGGTTTGGGCGGTTCCTTTAATGAATTACTGGAGCGCTTGGCCCATGCTGATGAAAATTTTCATCTCAATATTGTGGTTTTGCAGGCCGACGAGCAGCATTTTGGTTTGATTGTCGATGAAATCAACGATACTGAAGAGATTGTGGTCAAGGCATTGGGTAAGCAACTGAAATCGATCAGCGTTTATGCGGGGGCAACGATTCTGGGAGATGGAAAAGTCGCTCTGATTATTGATGTAATGGGTTTTGCTCAGCGTGTTAAGGTGATCTCTGAGGCCCAGCAACGCCGCATGAAGGAAGCTTTAGATGAGCAGAACAAAGGAACTGGTAAACGTCAGAGCCTGCTTCTGTTTCAAGCCGTGGATCGACGGAAGATGGTTCTGCCGCTTTCTCATGTGGCCCGACTTGAAGAATTTGATCGGAAAAAGGTGGAGTATTCAGGGGATTTGAAAGTCATTCAATACCGCAAACAAATCCTGCCCCTGATTTACCTTTCTGAAGTTTTGCCACGCAGTCAACGCGTTGATTTGCCAGAAACTTTTGTGGATGATGAACCCTTGCACGTGGTGGTTTGCACTTCCAATGGTCGGCAGGCCGGTTTGGTGGTTGAACATATTTTAGATATTATCGAAACAGATGACGATTTAGAAATTCAACAAAGTATCCGACGCGAAGGGGTACTGGGCTCGATTATCTTACAGGACTCTGTTACAGAAATCCTGGATTTCCGCAGTATTATTTTGAAACAAATGCCTGCATTCTTTGAGGAGCATACTTCCTCAGCGCAACTTGTTAGTCTGAGGTAA